One window of the Felis catus isolate Fca126 chromosome E3, F.catus_Fca126_mat1.0, whole genome shotgun sequence genome contains the following:
- the C1QTNF8 gene encoding complement C1q tumor necrosis factor-related protein 8, with the protein MVRGKPWCLGQHERVLSRASGAVTPETDRQAAVSDREMALAWMAAPGLLLLLGLPGGAWPSLGPPRRPCVQCCPPAWPPAAPGPYARRSDGERWVQPPRMRPTIDVSILKGEKGETGVRGPSGRSGQEGPPGSRGLRGRKGQKGQAGLPGTACRRTYAAFSVGRREGLHGTDGLRAVPFDTELVNLDGAFDLASGRFLCAVPGVYFLSLNVHTWNYKETYLHIMRNREATAVLYAQPSERSVMQTQSLLLPLAAGDTVWVRLFHRDRDNAIYGEPGDLYITFSGHLVKPAAEL; encoded by the exons ATGGTCCGAGGGAAGCCGTGGTGCCTGGGGCAGCATGAAAGGGTTCTTTCACGGGCCTCTGGGGCAGTGACGCCggagacagacaggcaggcagcAGTGTCCGACCGTGAAATG gCTCTGGCATGGATGGCGGCCCCTGgcctcctgctcctcctggggTTGCCTGGGGGGGCCTGGCCCAGCCTGGGGCCGCCCCGACGGCCGTGTGTGCAGTGCTGCCCGCCCGCCTGGCCCCCCGCCGCCCCTGGCCCCTATGCCCGCAGGAGCGATGGGGAGCGGTGGGTGCAGCCGCCTCGCATGCGGCCTACCATCGACGTGTCGATTCTCAAAG GTGAGAAGGGCGAGACGGGGGTCAGAGGTCCCTCCGGCAGGAGCGGGCAGGAGGGCCCGCCGGGCTCCCGGGGCCTTCGGGGCCGCAAGGGCCAGAAGGGGCAGGCGGGGCTGCCCGGCACCGCGTGTCGGCGCACCTACGCAGCCTTCTCGGTGGGCCGGCGCGAGGGCCTGCACGGCACCGACGGCCTCCGGGCCGTGCCCTTCGACACGGAGCTGGTGAACCTGGACGGGGCCTTCGACCTGGCCTCGGGCCGCTTCCTGTGTGCCGTGCCCGGCGTCTACTTCCTGAGCCTCAACGTGCACACCTGGAACTACAAGGAGACTTACCTGCACATCATGCGCAACCGGGAGGCCACGGCCGTGCTGTACGCGCAGCCCAGCGAGCGCAGCGTCATGCAGACCCAGAGCCTGCTGCTGCCCCTGGCCGCCGGTGACACCGTCTGGGTGCGCCTGTTCCACCGAGACCGCGACAATGCCATCTACGGCGAGCCCGGCGACCTCTACATCACCTTCAGCGGCCACCTGGTCAAGCCGGCCGCAGAGCTCTAG